TGGCAGGAACCGTATCAGGTTTGCCGCGAAAATCCTTCAGCGGCACCTCGAAGCGAGGGTCCAGCACATCTTTCCCGCCCAGTATGTACTTCTGGTCGCCTGCCCACGATTTGCCATACGGGGGATTGGACAGCATGAAATCGAATCGGAAACCGGCAAAATCGTCGCTCGCCAGGGTGGAGCCGCATTTGATGTTCTCGGGGTTGTTCCCCTTGATCATCATGTCCGACTTGCAGATGGCGTAAGTCTCGTCGTTGATCTCCTTGCCGTAGAGATTAATCATGGCATTGGATCGAATCAGCCCCTCGGGATCGGTAATGAAATCCTGGGCCTCGGTGAGCATCCCCCCCGACCCACAGGCCGGGTCGTAGACGGTGATGACCGGCGGCAGGTTATCCTTCACCGGCTCGAAGAGAATGTGGGTCATCAGGTCGATGACCTCGCGGGGAGTGAAGTGTTCACCGGCCTCTTCGTTGTTCTCCTCGTTGAACTTGCGGATCAGCTCCTCGAAGACATACCCCATGCCGAGGTTGGTCAGCGGCGGCAGCTTGCGGCCGTCCGGATCCTTCGCCTCGTTGGGGGTGAGGTTGATGTAGGGAGAGGTAAATTTTTCCAGCACCTCCAGCAGTACATCCTTCTCCGCCATGTGGCTTACCTGGGCGCGGAGCTTGAACTTATCGACGATCTCCTTGACGTTGTCGCTGAACCCGTCGAGATACGCCTTGAAGTTGGCCTCCAGGATCTGGCGGTTGTTGGCCGCGGTATCCACCAGCATCTTCAATGTCCAGGGAGAGGTGTTGTAGAAGACATAGCCGGAAGCCTCACGGAGCCCTTCGGGATCGAGATCGGTGAAGCCGGCATCGTCCCGCTGGAACTTGACCTCTTCCATGACTGCATCCTTGGTCGTTTCCAGAAGGCAGTCGAGCCGCCGTAAAACAAACATGGGGAGAATGACATCGCGGTACTTACCGCGCACATAGACGTCGCGCAGGCAATCGTCGGCAATGGACCAGATGAAAGATACGATTTTATTGTGAACGGAATTATCCAACGGGAAGGCCTCCTGGGGTTATTGACTCGGTGAATAAATATTCAAATTTACTATAATTTGTGATATACTTCGGGCATGAAAACTACAGATGCCCGCAAGCTAAATCAAGAAACACAGTATGAACTTCGCAAGCAAGTCGTTCGTCTCAAAGAAAAAGGCGAACTGGACAATCAAGCCATTTCAGAAATCGTCGGTTTGTGTTCAACCTACATCAGTACGATCTGGAAAAAGTACCAACGTGGCGGTCTGGATGCCATCAAGCCAGGGGTTCGTGGTCGCCGTCACGGGGAACAACGAGAACTGACAGCCATGCAAGAGGCTGATATCCAGAAGTTGCTAGTCGATAAGACGCCCGATCAGTTGAAATTGTCCTTCGCACTCTGGACCCGTGATGCCGTACGGTTGGCAATCAAGCAACATTACGGCATAGATTTGCCGCTACGAACCATCACCGACTATCTGAAGCGGTGGGGCTTTACCCCTCAGAAACCGACGAAAAGAGCCTACGAGCAAAACCCAAAGGCGGTTCAACAGTGGCATGAGACGGTCTACCCCCAGATTCAGGCCCGCGCCAAACAGGAAAAGGCCGAAATTCACTGGGGTGACGAGACCGGCATTCAGAACGATGCTTACAATACCAAAGGTTTTGCCCCCAAAGGGAAAACGCCAGTCGTGCGAATTAACGCCACGAAAAGCCGGGTCAACATGATCTCATCCATTACAAATCAGGGGAAAGTCCGGTTCATGATGTACCGGGAAACCATGACTGCCCAGGTGCTGATTAAATTCATGTCTCGGTTGATCAAGGATGCGGGCCGCAAGGTGTTTCTGATTTTGGACAACTTACGGGTGCACCACAGCAAAATGGTCAAAGACTGGCTGTTGGAGAACAAAGACCAAATCGAGGTCTTTTATCTCCCCTCGTACTCGCCGGAACTCAATCCCGATGAGTATCTCAATGGGGACCTCAAGCATTGTATCCGGTCTGGGCTTCCTCCTCGATCAGAGAAGGAACTGACCAAGAAAACCAGATCATTCATGCGAAAACTTCAAAATAGGCCACAACATGTCCGAAACTACTTCAGGCATCCAAAGATCGCCTATGCTGCCTGATTTGAACGTTTAATCACCGGAGCAATAATACAATGGGGGAATGGGGCAATTAGGTGGTCATCGGCAATTTCGCCCACATGTCCCTAACTTCAAAAGCAAAAACCGCCCGCCAAATCAGGATTGGCAAGGGCGGTTCTCACTTGGAACTCATATTATATATGTTCGCATGACATCACAGTATCCTCAAAAAATCACATAATTACGCGAATTTAATACATGATTGAGCCGCTGATGTCAACAAATGCCTCTATTATCCTCCTGTTTCCGAGCGGTTACGCGGGATCCGTCGAGGAGAATACAACGATGGGGTGCCGGTGCCAAAGGTCGCGTCCCCCCTCACCTACTACTATCTGACTTGCCATCACGACCTTTTGATTTTTGCTGATCTAATGAAAAAAAGCCGCCATCTTCCGATGGCGGCCACGGGCTAACCGCAGTTGGTGCTGTTAGAGAATCGACCCTCAGTGGGATGGGAGCTTATTGCTCGTACCCTTCCCACACATAAACGATGTCAAAGCCGTAGGTATTCCGGACATATTCGGCAAAGATCTCCCTCGCTCGAAGCGCACCGGAATCGTCCTGAGAGGTAACCGCGAAGAGATGTCCCAAAGCGGGGCTGATGAGGCTGGCGAAAAGGACGTCGATGGCAACTTTTTCCGCCGGCGCCACTTCCCTGCGGCGGCATGCCCACTCATCGGTCACAATTCCAACACAGGCCCGGTAAACATCGTCAGGAACGGAGCGCCGGTCCGTTTCCCACTCATAAAGCCGTTGCGGCGTCACCGGTTTGGCGCCAACTCCATATCGCCTGACAGAGAGTTCTTCCCCAAATATTTTCCCCGTCATTCCGACAACCTTCCGGATCTTCTTGATATCGAGTGCATTATACATAGTTGTCTCCTCTTTCATGTCGGACCGCTTTCCTCTGGCCGGGGCCAACGGTCTGGGAACATAAACTTCCAGCTCGTATCTGTTCATGACCTCCCTGCGGGCGGTTGCATATCCTTCAGGAGGGAGCCTTGCCCGGAGCCTTTTCAACTCGGCATGCATCTCAACGTGGGCACCTGGAGGCATGCACGCCAGGTTCTTGATCCGGTTGTTCCGTCGATTCTCGTCCCGGTGGTGGATGACGTAACCGGCCGGCACCGGTGCCCCGTAGTGGAGCTCCCAGACAACAATGTGCTGCATCTTGCTTCGGGTTATCTTTTTTTCCCTGTCACGAATGGTCAGCTGAATGTAGCCCTGCGGGGTAGATCTGGGTCTGGCATTTTCCCAACAGGAATTGCCTTCCGGCAGACCACTTCCACCCAGGGGCTTCTCCTGGCGGCTGCGATGTGTGGTGACGACCGGGGAGATCATGATGCACCTCCCGGAAGAGCGGTCGGCTTTGCGACCATGAATCCAAATTTCGAGAGCACATCATGACCCACAATGCCAAAAAGGGGAAAAGAGACCATTATGCGGATATTGCGGTTTGCGAGTTGAATCTTGAGAATGAATTCCTCGCAAAATTCCGCCACCTCCGCCTGAGGTATCCGAGTCGTCCCCTCCTTGGATATCCGCTGGAGCAGGTAACCGTAGATGGCGTGGGCCAAGAAAGATTCCATGTCCGCCATCATAAGTCGGAGCCAGTCCCTGGCCTCCTCCCTGGTTAGCTGATTGTGCCTGATAGTCAAGTTCCTCTTGATCCAGTCTTTTCGTGTTTCATCGATCTGTGCCATGATTCCCCCCTAACGTTAATGCACGCTTCCCTATGCCCTTAGTGCCTCATGACCAACCCTTTGAAACAGCGGCAACAGGTTGACTCTCCCCTTTCCCCTTAGTACGAGTCGGAGTTTCAGCTGAAATTCGCCGAGGAAGTGGCAAAACTCCCTCTCGGGGAAGCTCTCGTCCTGACGCTCCAGACGCCTGAACTTTACAAACCCATAGAGTGCCAACTGGTAAAAAAGCTTCTCGTCTCTCATCATCAGCCTTTGCCAGCGCACCGCCATGTCCTTGGAGAGAGATGCCGTGGTTGCCTCAAGGTTTTTCTCAACCCAGGTCCGCATCGCCAATTCCTCATTATCGCGCCTCATTGACACCCCCTTCGGACTCACCCAACAATTACCAATCGATTCATTTAAGTGAATTATACCATTCAACTTTATAAATGTAAATAACAAAATTCACAACTATGCATTCAAGGCTTGAACCGGCGCGGACTTCCTGCTATACATTGGGGCATGGATGAGACGACAAAGGCCGAAAAACGCAAGCGCGGAGAAGTGGTCGACGCCGCTGTTTTCGTCGAGAGGGTTAAGACCTTGATGGCAGAAAAGGGACTCTCTTCGGCGGAGCTTGCCGACCGGGCCGACCTCGCCAGGTCTGCTCTCACTCAGTTTTTCGGCGGAGAACGAAAACCGAGTGCAGACGCCGTGGTAAAACTCGCCAACGTTCTTGACACTTCTACCGACTATCTCCTTGGGAGGCGTGACCAAGCAGAGCTTGCGGACCTACTTCAGTCGGACAAGATCAAGGAACTGCTCCATCTCTTCTCCAATCTTTCCACAGCGGACCAGGATCGGGTTCTCGCCATGATACGCTTGATGAAGGAAACCGCCCGCTCTCCCTCAGAGGAATCCTCTACGAACCCACCAGCCGCGTAACGAGAATGGCCCTTTTTCTCATTACTTAGTGAACAGCACAAAAAAACGGGGCGTGCCCGCCGCTGTATGCGCCGGACACGCCCCGTTTCACACCCTACTTGTAATGCCTGGTGACTCCTTCCCGCCCGTGCCCCAGATACTCGGCGATCTCTTTGTTACTCGCACCTTCTTGGTCCATCTTCTGGGCCGTGTGATGTCGTGCCAAGTGACTATTCGCCATGTTCGCCTTGGTGCCGCCGGTACGGTGTAAGTCATTCGCCTGTTTTTTCAGGGCCTGTTTCAGTGTCAAGTGCAGAGGGATCAGTGTCTTGCCACCAGTGGCGGCTATATGCTTACCGACCCGCTGCAAGACCTCCCGCTGCTCATCGGTTTTGACCTCTAATTCGCGAGGTCTTCCTCCCTTTGAACCCTCCACAACCAGAAACTCCCTACCGTTGTGAACAACCACCCCCTGCGACAAGAGAGATTC
The nucleotide sequence above comes from Geobacter benzoatilyticus. Encoded proteins:
- a CDS encoding IS630 family transposase — protein: MKTTDARKLNQETQYELRKQVVRLKEKGELDNQAISEIVGLCSTYISTIWKKYQRGGLDAIKPGVRGRRHGEQRELTAMQEADIQKLLVDKTPDQLKLSFALWTRDAVRLAIKQHYGIDLPLRTITDYLKRWGFTPQKPTKRAYEQNPKAVQQWHETVYPQIQARAKQEKAEIHWGDETGIQNDAYNTKGFAPKGKTPVVRINATKSRVNMISSITNQGKVRFMMYRETMTAQVLIKFMSRLIKDAGRKVFLILDNLRVHHSKMVKDWLLENKDQIEVFYLPSYSPELNPDEYLNGDLKHCIRSGLPPRSEKELTKKTRSFMRKLQNRPQHVRNYFRHPKIAYAA
- a CDS encoding HNH endonuclease signature motif containing protein; the encoded protein is MISPVVTTHRSRQEKPLGGSGLPEGNSCWENARPRSTPQGYIQLTIRDREKKITRSKMQHIVVWELHYGAPVPAGYVIHHRDENRRNNRIKNLACMPPGAHVEMHAELKRLRARLPPEGYATARREVMNRYELEVYVPRPLAPARGKRSDMKEETTMYNALDIKKIRKVVGMTGKIFGEELSVRRYGVGAKPVTPQRLYEWETDRRSVPDDVYRACVGIVTDEWACRRREVAPAEKVAIDVLFASLISPALGHLFAVTSQDDSGALRAREIFAEYVRNTYGFDIVYVWEGYEQ
- a CDS encoding helix-turn-helix domain-containing protein — protein: MDETTKAEKRKRGEVVDAAVFVERVKTLMAEKGLSSAELADRADLARSALTQFFGGERKPSADAVVKLANVLDTSTDYLLGRRDQAELADLLQSDKIKELLHLFSNLSTADQDRVLAMIRLMKETARSPSEESSTNPPAA